A DNA window from Drosophila virilis strain 15010-1051.87 chromosome 4, Dvir_AGI_RSII-ME, whole genome shotgun sequence contains the following coding sequences:
- the mre11 gene encoding double-strand break repair protein MRE11, with translation MADTDTAEKDVDNIIRIMVATDNHLGYAEKDTVRGEDSFTAFEEILELAVSEDVDMILLGGDLFHDSVPSQNSMYKCIELLRRYTFGDKPVSLEILSDQSHCFHNAVNQSVNYEDPNLNISIPVFSIHGNHDDPSGFGRLSSLDLLSSTGLVNYFGRWTDLTQLEISPILMRKGETKLALYGLSHIHDARLVRIFTDFQVTINCPKESEEDWFHLMVVHQNRADRGPKNYLPEELLPAFLNLIIWGHEHDCRIDPEVNALRDFYVSQPGSSVATSLAKGESIKKHVGLLEIYKTKFHLKPLPLQTVRPFIFDSIDIDSYATKLNLKQGDASIKVCDFAKNRVEAMIEEAKSLLTGHPKQPTLPLIRLRLRYTDETHMFNTIRFGQMFSTRVANVADVVKFEKLTKRANKDKINVDRDAMQRVMEVDNTARVEELVDRYFEEVKDKHPLKLLHSKALAEVTYRMVERSDNNAADHIFKFYNEKAVEHLMETLPSIENINDELENFRLRYKADDLLKMLDASDLKTAAYASAAGSKTINNDGNSSLAPKASTAKASGRGASRVGAARGRGTAASTSAATTPAKPKLNVSVNTRNSSNEPQGLMDAYNKGRRNKGKVVYVVSDDSD, from the exons ATGGCGGACACCGATACAGCTGAAAAGGATGTCGACAATATAATACGCATAATGGTAGCCACTGACAATCATTTGGGCTACGCTGAGAAGGACACGGTACGCGGCGAAGATAGTTTTACGGCCTTTGAGGAAATACTGGAACTGGCAGTGTCCGAGGATGTGGACATGATATTGCTAGGAGGTGACTTATTTCACGATTCAGTGCCTAGCCAAAATTCGATGTACAA ATGCATTGAATTGCTGAGGCGCTATACTTTTGGGGACAAGCCCGTATCGTTGGAGATATTAAGTGATCAGTCACATTGCTTCCACAATGCTGTTAACCAGTCGGTTAACTATGAGGATCCAAATCTGAATATTTCCATACCAGTGTTTTCTATACACGGCAATCATGACGATCCCAGTGGTTTCGGTCGATTGAGCTCCTTAGATTTGCTTAGCTCAACGGGCTTGGTGAACTACTTTGGACGCTGGACTGATCTTACTCAGTTGGAGATTAGTCCGATTCTCATGCGTAAGGGCGAAACCAAGTTGGCACTGTATGGACTAAGTCACATTCATGACGCTCGCTTGGTGCGCATCTTCACGGACTTTCAAGTGACCATCAATTGTCCCAAAGAGTCTGAGGAAGATTGGTTCCATTTGATGGTTGTGCACCAGAACCGCGCAGATCGTGGACCCAAGAACTATCTGCCCGAGGAGCTTTTGCCTGCGTTtttaaacttaattatttGGGGTCACGAACACGACTGCCGCATTGATCCTGAAGTGAATGCGTTGCGTGATTTTTACGTTTCCCAGCCGGGCTCTTCGGTGGCCACCTCCCTGGCTAAGGGAGAGTCGATTAAAAAGCACGTGGGTCTACTGGAGATATACAAAACTAAGTTTCATCTCAAGCCACTGCCGCTGCAAACTGTGCGCCCCTTCATATTTGATTCGATTGATATTGATAGCTATGCTACAAAATTGAATCTAAAGCAGGGCGATGCCTCTATAAAGGTATGCGATTTCGCCAAAAACCGTGTCGAAGCCATGATCGAGGAGGCCAAAAGCTTGCTCACGGGACACCCAAAACAACCGACGCTGCCACTGATACGTCTACGTCTGCGTTACACTGACGAGACGCACATGTTTAATACCATTCGATTTGGCCAAATGTTTAGCACACGTGTTGCTAATGTGGCGGACGTTGTAAAGTTTGAGAAGCTAACCAAACGAGCGAATAAGGATAAGATTAATGTAGACAGGGATGCTATGCAGCGCGTAATG GAGGTAGACAACACGGCGCGCGTCGAGGAATTGGTAGATCGTTATTTTGAGGAAGTCAAGGATAAACATCCGCTCAAGCTGCTACACTCAAAGGCGTTAGCGGAGGTTACCTATCGCATGGTTGAGCGCTCCGACAATAATGCAGCCGATCATATTTTCAA ATTTTACAATGAAAAGGCCGTTGAACATTTAATGGAAACGCTGCCCTCTATTGAGAATATAAATGATGAACTTGAGAATTTTAGGCTGCGTTATAAGGCGGATGATCTACTTAAAATGCTAGATGCTTCTGATCTAAAGACAGCTGCATatgcttctgctgctggcaGCAAGACGATTAATAACGATGGGAATTCGTCCCTTGCGCCAAAGGCATCGACTGCCAAGGCTTCTGGGCGCGGTGCTAGTCGAGTAGGTGCCGCGCGTGGTCGAGGAACTGCTGCGTCTACTAGTGCAGCAACCACTCCCGCTAAGCCTAAATTGAATGTGTCCGTTAACACAAGA AATTCATCGAACGAACCACAAGGGCTTATGGACGCCTATAACAAGGGACGCAGAAATAAAGGCAAAGTAGTCTACGTTGTATCTGATGATTCCGATTAA
- the Ppt2 gene encoding lysosomal thioesterase PPT2 homolog yields MRIKYLLIVCMYFIGSLAYRPVVIIHGILSGAESMTLLVRHIEKLHPGTVVYNCDKFSGWYSLENAWWQVEQIRDYIGQIGKLHPEGIIVLGYSQGGLLARAAIQSLPNHNVKTFISLSSPQAGQYGTSFLHLIFPDLAAKTAFELFYSRVGQHTSVGGYWNDPHKQELYMKYSEFLPLINNERLSSNSTSFKMGMERLDKLVLIGGPNDDVITPWQSSHFSYFNESLDVVPFYKRTIYMNDSIGLKTLLEDERLIIIVKPFVHHLSWHTNKKVINEVIMPYLD; encoded by the exons ATGCGGATTAAGTACTTGCTAATTGTGTGCATGTACTTTATTGGATCTCTGGCATACAGACCAGTAGTAATAATCCATGGTATACTGTCGGGAGCCGAATCTATGACGCTTCTGGTGCGACATATCGAGAAG cTGCATCCGGGTACAGTTGTATACAATTGTGATAAGTTCAGTGGTTGGTACAGCCTGGAGAATGCCTGGTGGCAAGTGGAACAGATCAGGGACTACATAG GTCAAATCGGAAAGCTACATCCAGAAGGGATCATCGTGTTAG GCTACTCTCAGGGAGGACTCTTGGCAAGGGCGGCAATACAAAGTCTACCCAATCACAATGTGAAAACCTTTATATCGTTATCATCACCCCAAGCGGGTCAATACGGAA CTAGCTTCTTGCACCTAATCTTTCCGGATCTTGCGGCGAAGACGGCCTTTGAACTATTTTACTCTAGGGTGGGTCAACACACATCCGTGGGTGGCTACTGGAACGATCCGCATAAGCAAgaattatatatgaaatatagcGAATTCTTGCCATTGATTAATAATGAGAGGTTGAGCTCCAATTCAACATCATTTAAAATGGGCATGGAACGGCTTGATAAACTAGTTCTAATCGGAGGACCCAATGATGACGTTATTACGCCTTGGCAGTCCAg CCATTTTAGCTATTTTAATGAATCATTGGATGTGGTCCCGTTTTATAAGCGAACAATATACATGAATGACTCCATCGGCCTGAAAACCTTATTGGAAGACGAACGACTAATAATTATTGTCAAGCCCTTTGTGCATCATCTCTCGTGGCACACCAACAAGAAAGTTATCAATGAAGTTATAATGCCATATCTGGATTGA